A genome region from Nitrospirota bacterium includes the following:
- the queF gene encoding NADPH-dependent 7-cyano-7-deazaguanine reductase QueF, translating into MRYGEKAIKTARLELWDNPYSEKDYEINISFSEFTCLCPRSGYPDFATIAIKYIPDTKIVELKSLKLYLNSFRNMRISHEESTNKIYSELKKKLKPRFLEVTGDFNPRGNVKTVIRVNSEEIQNLKLKINEFQIFKF; encoded by the coding sequence ATGCGCTACGGAGAAAAGGCTATAAAAACGGCAAGGTTAGAGTTGTGGGACAATCCCTACTCTGAAAAAGACTATGAAATCAATATAAGTTTTTCTGAATTCACATGCCTCTGCCCGCGCTCAGGCTATCCTGACTTTGCAACGATAGCCATAAAATATATCCCTGACACGAAGATTGTGGAATTAAAGTCGCTTAAGCTGTATTTGAATTCATTCCGCAATATGCGTATCTCGCATGAAGAGTCAACGAACAAGATTTATTCAGAGCTTAAAAAGAAATTGAAACCAAGATTTCTTGAAGTCACCGGCGATTTTAATCCGAGGGGGAATGTAAAGACAGTGATAAGGGTAAACTCCGAGGAAATTCAAAATTTAAAATTAAAAATAAATGAATTCCAAATTTTTAAATTTTAA
- a CDS encoding ammonium transporter: MKRLLSILVLVCIMALAGSLFAEEVKTDVPAATTAPAVTAQPVPAAVPAPPKVDSGDTAWVLMSSALVMLMTPGLALFYGGMVRRKNVLGTIMQSFITLGVITILWVLYGYSLSFGPDKWHIIGGLEWVGLRGVGLEPNPDYAATIPHQAFMIFQMMFAVITPALITGAFAERFKFKAYLLFLVLWATVVYFPLAHWVWGVGGWIRELGALDFAGGLVVHISSGVSALAAAIIVGKRRKHGVEQMAPHNLTMTLLGAALLWFGWFGFNGGSAVASGSLATSAFVVTHIATAAAALSWMFAEWIHRNKPTVLGAASGAVAGLVAITPASGFVGPMPALVIGLVAGVLCYMAVNLKAKLGYDDSLDAVGVHGIGGTWGAIATGLFASKLINSAGNDGLFYGNASLLLNQIISIGAAWIYSFTATLVILKVIDWTIGLRVSEEDEADGLDLSQHGESGYTL; encoded by the coding sequence ATGAAAAGGTTACTGAGTATTCTGGTTTTAGTATGTATTATGGCATTAGCAGGTTCTCTATTTGCCGAGGAGGTAAAGACTGACGTCCCCGCTGCAACGACTGCACCGGCTGTTACAGCACAGCCCGTACCGGCAGCGGTTCCAGCGCCGCCAAAGGTGGATAGCGGCGATACTGCATGGGTTCTGATGTCTTCAGCGCTTGTTATGCTCATGACTCCGGGGCTGGCTCTATTTTACGGCGGTATGGTGAGAAGGAAAAATGTTCTCGGAACAATAATGCAGAGTTTTATAACGCTCGGAGTTATAACCATATTATGGGTGCTTTATGGCTACAGCCTTTCATTCGGACCCGATAAATGGCACATAATAGGCGGCCTTGAATGGGTCGGGCTTAGAGGGGTCGGGCTTGAACCAAATCCTGATTATGCGGCAACCATTCCTCATCAGGCATTCATGATATTTCAGATGATGTTTGCCGTGATTACGCCGGCGCTGATAACAGGCGCGTTTGCCGAGAGATTCAAGTTCAAGGCGTATCTTTTGTTTCTTGTACTCTGGGCAACAGTTGTTTACTTCCCGCTGGCTCACTGGGTATGGGGTGTCGGCGGATGGATAAGAGAACTTGGCGCCCTTGATTTTGCAGGAGGCCTTGTTGTCCATATAAGCTCCGGTGTTTCAGCGCTTGCTGCCGCTATTATCGTTGGTAAGAGAAGGAAACATGGTGTTGAGCAGATGGCGCCTCATAATCTCACTATGACGCTTCTCGGAGCTGCTCTGCTCTGGTTTGGATGGTTCGGTTTTAACGGAGGAAGCGCCGTTGCATCCGGTTCTCTGGCAACATCAGCCTTTGTTGTAACTCATATTGCAACAGCAGCCGCAGCGCTTTCATGGATGTTTGCTGAATGGATTCACAGGAATAAACCGACTGTTCTCGGCGCGGCTTCAGGAGCTGTTGCAGGGCTTGTTGCGATAACACCTGCATCAGGTTTTGTCGGCCCTATGCCCGCTCTTGTTATAGGACTTGTGGCTGGAGTTTTGTGCTATATGGCTGTTAATCTCAAGGCCAAGCTTGGTTACGATGACTCTCTCGATGCAGTTGGAGTGCACGGCATAGGCGGCACATGGGGTGCGATAGCAACTGGTTTGTTCGCATCGAAATTAATAAACAGCGCAGGTAACGACGGGCTGTTTTACGGGAATGCATCGCTTTTGCTGAACCAGATAATAAGCATTGGCGCTGCATGGATTTATTCCTTTACGGCGACGCTCGTGATATTAAAGGTTATTGACTGGACTATTGGTTTACGTGTAAGCGAAGAAGATGAGGCCGACGGCCTTGATCTGAGCCAGCATGGCGAGAGCGGATATACATTATAA
- a CDS encoding ammonium transporter, producing MKRLVSVLVLIFLFAAIGGAVFAEELKVESPAPQVPAAGVQPSPAPVPEAAAAPGPAPAPKPDPSGANTGGAADVVGASAGAPTADDLKNMGPKEPLAAKLADVIGHNRISINIVWTLVAGFLVMFMQAGFAMVETGFTQAKNAGHTMAMNFMVYPLGMLGYWICGFALQMGGVGAGTLSGGTALLTNEFTVNLFGKDFGLFGTTGFFLSGVSYDAAIFTLFLFQMVFMDTTATIPTGSMAERWNFKSFVIYAFFVGGVLYPLYANWVWGGGWLSQLGKNFGLGHGHVDFAGSSVVHMVGGVCALAGAMVIGPRLGKYRDGKVHAIPGHHIPMAIVGTFVLAFGWFGFNAGSSLAGTDLRIGVIATNTMLASAGGAFSSMLYMWFRYGKPDISMIANGLLAGLVAITAPCAFVTAPIAVLIGVIAGVLVCISVFLVDQKLRVDDPVGAISVHGVNGAWGVISLGLFADGTYGDGFNGVAGTVKGLFYGDASQFAAQCIGTLTNIIYVFIVSYVFFKILDMIIGLRVPEEVEIEGLDQAEVAVTAYPDFNIRKSHR from the coding sequence ATGAAACGTTTAGTAAGTGTTCTGGTTTTGATTTTCTTGTTTGCGGCAATTGGAGGCGCTGTGTTTGCAGAAGAGCTCAAAGTAGAGTCCCCTGCTCCGCAGGTGCCTGCAGCCGGGGTTCAGCCCTCACCTGCACCCGTGCCTGAGGCCGCAGCTGCGCCGGGACCTGCTCCCGCGCCAAAGCCGGATCCATCGGGCGCTAATACCGGCGGCGCAGCGGATGTGGTCGGTGCTTCGGCAGGCGCGCCCACAGCGGATGACTTGAAAAACATGGGGCCGAAAGAACCCCTTGCTGCGAAATTGGCGGATGTCATCGGCCACAATAGGATCTCAATCAATATAGTGTGGACCCTCGTGGCGGGCTTTCTCGTTATGTTCATGCAAGCAGGGTTCGCCATGGTCGAGACAGGTTTTACTCAGGCAAAGAATGCCGGACATACCATGGCCATGAACTTCATGGTCTATCCTCTTGGCATGCTTGGTTACTGGATTTGCGGTTTTGCGCTCCAGATGGGCGGTGTCGGCGCCGGGACCTTAAGCGGCGGGACCGCTCTCCTGACGAACGAATTCACCGTAAACCTTTTCGGAAAGGATTTCGGCCTCTTCGGTACAACGGGATTTTTCCTCTCAGGCGTGAGCTATGATGCTGCGATTTTCACGCTCTTCCTGTTCCAGATGGTATTTATGGACACGACCGCAACGATCCCGACGGGCTCCATGGCTGAACGCTGGAACTTCAAGTCCTTCGTTATCTATGCCTTCTTCGTAGGCGGCGTTCTCTATCCTCTTTACGCGAACTGGGTGTGGGGTGGCGGCTGGCTGTCACAGCTCGGCAAGAATTTCGGTCTGGGGCATGGTCACGTTGACTTCGCAGGCTCATCGGTCGTTCATATGGTAGGCGGTGTTTGCGCACTGGCGGGAGCGATGGTAATCGGGCCGAGACTTGGAAAATATAGGGACGGGAAAGTTCACGCGATTCCCGGACATCACATTCCCATGGCGATTGTGGGTACCTTTGTCCTCGCCTTCGGATGGTTCGGGTTCAATGCCGGTTCTTCCCTTGCCGGCACCGACTTGCGCATCGGAGTTATCGCCACAAATACCATGCTCGCATCGGCGGGCGGGGCCTTTTCTTCGATGCTGTACATGTGGTTCCGTTACGGCAAGCCTGACATCAGCATGATAGCTAATGGCCTGCTCGCGGGGCTGGTTGCCATCACAGCACCATGCGCTTTTGTTACCGCTCCTATAGCGGTGCTTATCGGTGTAATTGCAGGCGTTTTGGTTTGTATTTCCGTATTTTTAGTGGATCAGAAGCTTAGAGTTGACGACCCGGTGGGCGCCATCTCGGTCCACGGCGTAAACGGAGCATGGGGTGTCATCTCTCTGGGACTTTTTGCCGACGGCACTTACGGGGACGGGTTCAACGGTGTTGCCGGCACGGTGAAGGGCCTCTTCTACGGAGATGCCTCCCAGTTTGCCGCACAGTGTATAGGCACGCTGACCAACATTATTTATGTGTTCATCGTGTCCTACGTTTTTTTCAAGATTCTTGATATGATTATTGGTCTCAGGGTTCCGGAAGAGGTCGAAATTGAAGGCCTTGATCAGGCTGAGGTGGCTGTAACTGCTTATCCTGATTTCAATATACGTAAGTCACACAGATAG
- a CDS encoding phenylalanine--tRNA ligase subunit beta produces MRVPFDWLKEFVDITKSPEEVADMLTMAGLEVEAVEKLDGDFVFEVNVTPNRPDCLSIIGIARELATAINLPLKHPEHDIKEEASDAGFKIEILDADLCHRYAGRVIKGVKIAPSPDWLRNRITKCGIRTINNIVDITNYVLMESGHPLHAFDLNTLKGKSIKVALAEEDCNIVTLDGIERKLPPDALLIWDAKNPVAIAGVMGGAETEVSDFTHDVFLESAYFEPASVRRTSRALGLKSESSYRFERGTDIEALSNALDRAAYLIRQVSGGMVYKKVDVYPKRFVPVTVDVRYDRVNKVLGTEIPDKEMVDIIKRLGLAVDLHKDYFTVEPPAFRTDLKTEADIIEEIARIYGYQNIRTTIPKAAISGGNPDRKQACAIRIKDVVRKAGFNEAINYSFMAETDLDIFDITAEDRRRRAVSIKNPLKKESSLLRTTLIPSLVENFMRNFSRGIRDIRIFELSRVFEDIGRPLPLEIMCLGGVYYRERKPSLWKEEAQGFYIVKGMIEDLFGDLHIKGYAFSPSSEPFLHPGQSCEIRISGSRIGFLGAVSPMVVEKLDLKVPKPEIVVFEIDLDRLVSLIPASMEYSPIPKFPCIERDIAIIVDDTLRAFDIENLIRAYPSELIEDVSIFDFYKGRNIPDEKKSLAFTVRYRSDNRTLTEAEVEEMHLNIVKYITAETGGKLRV; encoded by the coding sequence ATGCGTGTTCCTTTTGATTGGTTAAAAGAGTTTGTTGACATCACTAAAAGCCCCGAAGAAGTAGCGGATATGCTTACAATGGCCGGACTTGAGGTGGAGGCCGTAGAAAAGCTGGACGGAGATTTCGTATTTGAGGTTAATGTTACTCCGAACAGGCCTGACTGTCTGAGCATTATCGGCATTGCGCGGGAGCTTGCCACAGCAATAAACCTGCCGCTAAAGCATCCTGAGCATGACATAAAAGAAGAAGCTTCGGATGCTGGTTTTAAGATAGAAATACTTGATGCAGACTTATGCCATAGATATGCCGGAAGGGTTATAAAGGGAGTAAAGATTGCGCCTTCTCCGGACTGGCTTAGAAACAGAATTACCAAATGCGGCATACGAACGATAAATAATATAGTGGATATAACAAACTATGTCCTCATGGAATCAGGCCACCCGTTACATGCGTTTGACCTTAATACGTTGAAGGGGAAATCAATAAAGGTGGCGCTTGCAGAGGAAGACTGCAATATTGTGACTCTTGACGGCATAGAAAGAAAATTGCCGCCGGATGCGCTTCTCATATGGGATGCAAAAAATCCTGTAGCAATTGCGGGTGTCATGGGAGGCGCTGAAACAGAGGTTAGTGATTTTACTCATGATGTGTTTCTTGAGAGCGCATATTTTGAACCAGCATCAGTCAGGAGGACCTCAAGGGCTTTGGGCCTTAAATCCGAATCATCTTACAGGTTTGAAAGAGGCACGGACATTGAGGCTTTGAGTAATGCGCTTGACAGGGCAGCATACTTAATCCGGCAGGTTTCAGGCGGAATGGTCTATAAAAAAGTTGATGTTTATCCAAAAAGGTTTGTCCCTGTAACTGTGGATGTGAGATATGACAGGGTCAATAAGGTTCTGGGAACAGAGATTCCTGACAAAGAAATGGTGGATATAATTAAGAGATTGGGCCTTGCCGTGGATTTACATAAGGACTATTTCACGGTAGAACCTCCGGCATTCAGGACTGACCTTAAGACAGAGGCAGATATTATTGAGGAAATTGCAAGGATTTACGGTTATCAGAATATACGGACCACAATTCCAAAGGCCGCTATTTCGGGAGGGAACCCGGACAGGAAACAAGCTTGCGCTATTAGGATAAAAGATGTCGTGAGAAAAGCAGGGTTCAACGAGGCAATAAATTACAGCTTCATGGCTGAAACAGACCTTGATATTTTTGATATCACAGCGGAAGACAGAAGGCGTAGGGCTGTTTCAATAAAAAACCCGCTAAAAAAGGAAAGTTCATTGCTCCGGACGACGCTAATCCCATCGCTGGTTGAAAATTTTATGCGTAATTTCTCAAGAGGCATAAGAGATATAAGAATTTTTGAGTTATCCAGAGTATTTGAGGACATAGGACGGCCGCTGCCTCTTGAAATCATGTGCCTTGGCGGGGTCTATTACAGAGAAAGAAAACCATCTTTGTGGAAAGAAGAAGCGCAGGGTTTCTATATAGTCAAGGGGATGATTGAAGACTTGTTCGGGGACCTGCATATCAAGGGCTATGCATTTTCTCCTTCAAGCGAGCCTTTCCTTCATCCGGGACAGTCCTGTGAGATTCGCATCTCAGGTTCACGCATTGGCTTTCTCGGAGCTGTTTCGCCTATGGTGGTTGAGAAGCTTGATCTGAAAGTGCCGAAACCCGAGATAGTTGTGTTTGAAATAGACCTTGACAGGTTAGTTTCCCTGATCCCTGCATCTATGGAGTATTCGCCGATACCGAAGTTTCCATGTATTGAACGTGACATAGCAATCATTGTGGATGATACACTCAGAGCGTTCGACATTGAGAATCTCATAAGGGCGTATCCCTCGGAACTAATAGAGGATGTTTCCATCTTTGATTTTTATAAAGGCAGAAATATTCCTGATGAAAAGAAAAGCCTTGCATTTACGGTAAGATACAGGTCGGATAACAGAACACTTACGGAAGCGGAAGTGGAAGAAATGCATCTTAATATTGTTAAGTATATCACAGCAGAGACAGGCGGAAAGTTGAGGGTGTGA
- a CDS encoding gamma-glutamyl-gamma-aminobutyrate hydrolase family protein — MRPVIGITADIEDNRFKLNRDYAAAVENAGACPVLLAPSRNAADIALRIDGILVSGGSDLHPSYYNEDINYEIKIVERDRSGFEFAIIHEIIKLKKPALGICYGMQLINVAFGGSLYQDIRQQVPAAIEHREGWHTIKIDDNKLIDRGEFKVNSSHHQAVKAIGQGLNAIAFSPDGIAEAVCCEDYPFLLGVQWHPERLQDSLSEKIFRAFAEAAIEGK; from the coding sequence TTGAGACCGGTTATAGGTATAACAGCAGACATCGAGGACAACCGCTTTAAACTCAACAGGGATTATGCAGCGGCTGTTGAGAATGCCGGCGCCTGTCCTGTATTGCTGGCGCCTTCCCGTAATGCCGCGGATATTGCTTTAAGGATTGACGGAATTCTTGTCTCCGGAGGAAGCGACCTCCATCCCTCCTATTACAACGAAGATATAAATTATGAGATAAAAATTGTTGAAAGGGACAGAAGCGGCTTTGAATTTGCAATAATTCATGAGATAATAAAGTTGAAGAAGCCGGCGCTCGGCATATGTTATGGGATGCAGCTTATAAATGTTGCTTTTGGAGGAAGCCTTTATCAGGATATAAGGCAGCAGGTTCCGGCGGCAATAGAGCACAGAGAGGGTTGGCATACAATTAAAATAGACGATAATAAACTTATAGATAGAGGCGAGTTTAAGGTTAACAGTTCTCATCATCAGGCGGTAAAGGCTATTGGGCAGGGATTGAATGCAATTGCCTTTTCTCCTGACGGCATCGCAGAGGCAGTATGCTGCGAGGATTATCCGTTTCTTCTTGGAGTGCAGTGGCATCCTGAGCGGCTGCAGGACAGCCTGTCAGAAAAAATTTTCAGGGCTTTTGCGGAGGCGGCAATTGAGGGTAAATAG
- a CDS encoding P-II family nitrogen regulator, with the protein MKKIEAIIKPFKLDEVKDALNKIGVQGMTVTEVKGFGRQKGHVELYRGAEYDIAFVPKIKIEVVVPDSLAEKAVSTIEAEAKTGKVGDGKIFISKLDNVIRIRTGEKGDTAI; encoded by the coding sequence ATGAAAAAGATAGAAGCGATAATAAAGCCGTTTAAGCTTGACGAGGTAAAAGATGCCCTTAATAAGATAGGGGTGCAGGGAATGACAGTTACGGAAGTGAAAGGATTCGGAAGACAGAAAGGGCACGTAGAGCTTTACAGGGGGGCAGAATATGACATAGCCTTTGTTCCGAAGATAAAAATAGAGGTTGTTGTGCCGGACAGTCTTGCAGAGAAGGCAGTATCAACAATAGAGGCAGAGGCAAAAACCGGCAAGGTCGGAGATGGAAAGATATTCATCTCAAAACTTGATAATGTAATCAGAATAAGGACTGGAGAAAAGGGAGATACGGCTATATAA
- the rho gene encoding transcription termination factor Rho, with amino-acid sequence MSISELKEKTIDELTTVAKTLNVDGASGMRKQDIIFAILQAQAEKTGNVFGEGVLEILPDGFGFLRSPDYSYLPGPDDIYVSPSQIRRFILRTGDLVSGQIRPPKESERYFALLKVEAVNHESPEDSINRTLFDNLTPYYPTERIKLEYDASDYSTRVMDLVAPVGKGQRGMIVAAPRTGKTMLLQSIAKATKKNHREIHLIILLIDERPEEVTDWKRQVPSAEIISSTFDEPPQRHCQVAEMVIERAKRLVECKRDVVILLDSVTRLARAYNAIMPTSGKVLSGGLDSNALQRPKRFFGAARNIENGGSLTILATALVDTGSRMDDVIFEEFKGTGNMELHLDRKLVDKRIFPTIDINASGTRKEELLVDKDVLNKMWILRKVLNPLSTVESMEFLLGKLTGTKANKDFLDMMNK; translated from the coding sequence ATATCTATTTCAGAGCTAAAAGAAAAGACCATTGACGAACTTACCACCGTTGCAAAGACCCTGAATGTTGACGGCGCATCAGGTATGAGGAAGCAGGATATCATATTTGCAATACTTCAGGCGCAGGCTGAAAAGACAGGAAATGTATTCGGGGAGGGCGTTCTTGAAATACTGCCTGACGGTTTTGGATTCCTCCGCTCGCCTGATTACAGTTATCTTCCCGGCCCTGATGATATTTATGTTTCGCCTTCCCAGATTCGCAGATTTATTTTGAGGACAGGCGACCTCGTTTCAGGCCAGATAAGGCCTCCCAAGGAGAGCGAAAGATATTTTGCGCTCCTCAAGGTAGAAGCAGTAAACCATGAATCTCCTGAAGACAGCATAAACAGAACGCTTTTTGACAACCTTACTCCGTATTATCCCACCGAAAGAATAAAGCTTGAATATGACGCAAGTGATTATTCAACAAGAGTAATGGATCTTGTAGCTCCTGTTGGCAAAGGGCAAAGGGGGATGATAGTTGCCGCGCCGAGAACAGGGAAGACAATGCTGCTTCAGTCAATAGCAAAAGCCACGAAGAAAAACCACAGGGAAATACATCTTATAATCCTCCTGATAGACGAAAGGCCTGAAGAGGTTACTGACTGGAAAAGGCAGGTTCCGTCAGCAGAGATAATAAGTTCAACATTTGATGAGCCGCCTCAGAGGCACTGCCAGGTCGCCGAGATGGTCATAGAAAGGGCAAAAAGGCTTGTGGAGTGCAAGAGAGATGTAGTTATTCTTCTTGACAGTGTAACAAGGCTTGCCAGGGCTTATAATGCAATTATGCCCACAAGCGGGAAGGTTTTGTCAGGAGGGCTTGACTCAAATGCCCTTCAAAGACCTAAGAGATTTTTCGGCGCTGCCCGGAATATTGAAAACGGCGGCAGCCTTACAATCCTTGCCACCGCGCTGGTTGATACAGGAAGCAGAATGGATGATGTTATCTTTGAAGAATTCAAAGGCACAGGCAATATGGAGCTTCACTTAGACAGGAAGCTCGTTGATAAGAGAATATTCCCGACCATAGACATAAACGCATCAGGCACAAGGAAAGAGGAGCTGCTTGTTGATAAAGATGTGTTGAATAAGATGTGGATACTGCGGAAGGTCTTAAACCCTCTGAGCACAGTTGAAAGCATGGAGTTTTTGCTTGGCAAGCTTACAGGCACAAAGGCCAACAAGGACTTTCTTGATATGATGAATAAATAG
- a CDS encoding phosphoribosylanthranilate isomerase, whose amino-acid sequence MVKVKICGITNLDDAMAAADFGADALGFVFFKKSPRYISPANAKKIIKKLPPFISTVGVFVNEDKNTIEKVALQTGINIIQLHGDEHPKACNLSKPAIKAIRVKSIDNLEIISKYRDKVSAFLLDTYTPEIFGGTGQIFNWDIAAEAKKFGRVILAGGLTPENIEKAVRLVHPYAVDVSSGVEAEKGKKDHLKMKLFIERAKGIL is encoded by the coding sequence ATGGTGAAGGTTAAAATATGCGGCATAACAAATCTTGATGATGCAATGGCAGCAGCGGATTTTGGCGCTGATGCTCTGGGTTTTGTATTTTTTAAAAAGAGTCCGCGGTACATTTCACCTGCAAATGCAAAAAAAATAATAAAAAAACTCCCTCCATTCATCTCAACGGTGGGTGTGTTTGTAAATGAGGATAAGAACACCATAGAAAAAGTTGCTTTACAGACGGGGATAAATATAATCCAGCTTCATGGAGATGAACATCCCAAGGCGTGCAATCTCTCAAAACCTGCCATAAAAGCAATACGCGTTAAGTCCATTGATAATCTTGAAATAATCTCTAAATACAGAGATAAAGTTTCAGCCTTTCTGCTTGACACATACACGCCTGAAATATTTGGTGGCACAGGTCAGATATTCAACTGGGACATTGCAGCAGAGGCAAAGAAATTCGGCAGGGTTATCCTTGCAGGAGGGTTAACTCCTGAAAACATAGAAAAGGCGGTACGCTTGGTTCATCCTTATGCTGTTGATGTAAGCAGCGGTGTTGAGGCAGAGAAAGGCAAAAAAGACCACCTTAAAATGAAGCTTTTTATCGAAAGGGCAAAAGGAATTCTTTGA
- a CDS encoding ammonium transporter, with translation MKRLLCLAILLGLMVTAGIAFAEETKTDVHVQTAPAPQKIDSGDTAWMLVSTALVMLMTPGLALFYGGMVRRKNVLGTIMHSFVILCIVSVIWVLWGYTLAFGPDKWGLIGGLDWLGLKGVGQESAPLAPTIPHLIFMMFQGMFAVITPALITGAFAERMKFSALILFSALWLTFVYSPLCHWVWGGGWIGSTLGALDFAGGTVVHINSAIAAITAVFVIGKRRGYGMEAMPPHNLPMTMLGAALLWFGWFGFNAGSALTSGGLASVAFVTTNTATATAAMTWLIVEWIQRGRPTALGVVSGAVAGLVAITPAAGFVSPLSSIIIGIGAGIFCYIAVNLKQRLGYDDSLDVLGIHGVGGTWGALATGLFASTAINPAGKDGLFYGNPPLLGIQAIAVVATFVFVFVTTLIILKIVDRMVGLRVDEEQEFVGLDQSQHGESGYIF, from the coding sequence ATGAAAAGACTATTATGTTTGGCGATTCTTTTAGGTCTCATGGTAACGGCAGGCATTGCATTTGCGGAAGAAACTAAGACAGATGTGCATGTGCAGACAGCGCCTGCCCCACAAAAGATCGACTCAGGAGATACCGCATGGATGTTAGTTTCTACAGCCCTTGTTATGCTGATGACACCCGGACTGGCACTCTTTTATGGCGGCATGGTCAGAAGGAAGAATGTCCTCGGAACCATAATGCACAGTTTTGTCATACTCTGTATTGTGAGTGTGATATGGGTTCTCTGGGGATATACACTCGCATTCGGGCCGGATAAATGGGGCCTTATAGGCGGTCTTGACTGGCTCGGTCTTAAGGGTGTTGGGCAGGAGTCAGCGCCTCTTGCGCCCACAATCCCGCACCTTATTTTCATGATGTTTCAGGGTATGTTTGCCGTAATAACACCAGCCCTCATTACAGGGGCATTTGCTGAGAGGATGAAGTTTTCAGCATTGATACTCTTTTCAGCGCTCTGGCTCACATTTGTCTATTCGCCCCTATGCCATTGGGTATGGGGAGGCGGGTGGATAGGAAGCACACTGGGAGCCCTTGACTTTGCGGGTGGGACGGTTGTTCACATCAATTCCGCAATTGCTGCCATTACTGCAGTATTTGTAATAGGAAAGAGACGGGGTTATGGAATGGAGGCAATGCCCCCGCATAACTTACCAATGACCATGCTCGGAGCTGCACTTCTGTGGTTTGGGTGGTTTGGTTTTAATGCAGGCAGCGCCCTGACATCTGGCGGGCTTGCCTCTGTTGCATTTGTTACGACTAACACTGCTACCGCTACTGCGGCAATGACTTGGTTGATTGTTGAATGGATACAGAGGGGGAGACCAACAGCCCTCGGTGTAGTCAGCGGAGCAGTGGCAGGGCTTGTTGCCATCACACCGGCAGCAGGTTTTGTGAGTCCTCTGTCGTCAATAATAATCGGAATAGGCGCCGGGATATTCTGTTACATAGCGGTAAACCTAAAGCAGAGACTCGGCTATGATGACTCCCTTGATGTTCTCGGCATACATGGAGTTGGAGGGACATGGGGCGCTCTTGCCACAGGACTTTTCGCATCTACAGCAATAAACCCTGCAGGCAAGGATGGTTTATTTTATGGCAATCCACCGCTCCTCGGCATTCAGGCCATTGCTGTAGTGGCGACCTTTGTATTTGTCTTTGTGACCACACTGATTATTCTCAAAATCGTTGACAGGATGGTAGGTCTCAGGGTTGATGAGGAGCAGGAGTTTGTCGGTCTTGACCAGTCCCAGCATGGAGAGAGCGGGTATATATTTTAG